A window of the Desulfomicrobium macestii genome harbors these coding sequences:
- the tnpA gene encoding IS66 family insertion sequence element accessory protein TnpA produces the protein MKSRIRQNRAARWLAHVEQWRQSGMSKAAYCTAHGLDFSSFRYWLRKSRSATVDVPALPPAIVPLPFTLAAKAPSIGLLVGNRYALDVPADFDEGTLTRLLSVLEPRC, from the coding sequence ATGAAATCTCGCATCCGCCAGAACCGTGCTGCCCGATGGCTCGCTCATGTGGAGCAGTGGCGGCAAAGCGGCATGAGCAAGGCCGCGTATTGCACGGCGCACGGCCTGGATTTCAGTTCGTTTCGTTACTGGCTACGCAAATCGCGCTCGGCAACAGTGGATGTGCCCGCCTTGCCGCCCGCGATTGTCCCTCTCCCATTCACGCTAGCTGCGAAGGCTCCGTCTATAGGTCTTCTGGTCGGTAATCGCTACGCCCTGGATGTCCCTGCCGACTTCGACGAGGGCACGCTGACCAGGCTGTTGTCCGTGCTGGAGCCTCGATGCTGA
- the tnpC gene encoding IS66 family transposase, translating to MGDIENLPDDVGQLKHLVWDYYQQNRHLQDRVALLQAALYAPKSEKSKDLFQGILPLPLVRIAEAKPVEVPVVEIPAHTRTKRGRKPLPDHLPRIEIIHDLPEDQKVCACGTCLKRIGEEVSEKLDYVPAVMQVERHIRPKYACPACDGEEGMPVVRIAPMPPQIIPKGMATPSLLAQVITAKFVDAMPFYRQTKQFARLGVDIPRHSMSGWAMAVAKALESLHELFRAEIRSGPVINMDETTLQVLKEPGRPDTSTSYLWLFRGGKPDRPTVVYRYDPTRSGSVPKEYLGEFKGYIQTDGYAGYQALGESDDIIHVGCMAHIRRKFVDVQEETSKKVMHGTAKEILDLIGLLYKVEHNIKELSPEEKVSKRREQAVPILDEIRTILDDRIDHFPPKSLLGQAMTYARNQWSRAVRYVDCGLLTPDNNAAENAIRPVALGRKNWLFAGVPKGADASAMLFSLVETAKANEIEPQAYLKFLFERFPAVQTTEDMKALMPQHVDKSLLPSLPKPKPRKK from the coding sequence ATGGGAGACATCGAAAATCTTCCCGATGACGTCGGGCAACTCAAGCATCTGGTCTGGGATTACTACCAACAAAACCGCCATCTTCAGGACCGCGTGGCCCTGTTGCAGGCCGCCCTATACGCTCCCAAGTCCGAGAAATCCAAAGACCTCTTCCAGGGCATCCTGCCTCTGCCCTTGGTTAGGATCGCAGAAGCGAAACCGGTGGAAGTGCCTGTCGTCGAGATCCCGGCACACACCAGGACCAAGCGTGGGCGTAAACCGCTGCCGGATCATCTGCCGCGCATCGAAATCATCCACGATCTGCCCGAGGATCAGAAAGTCTGCGCCTGCGGGACTTGTCTGAAGCGCATCGGCGAAGAGGTCTCCGAAAAGCTCGACTACGTCCCGGCCGTCATGCAGGTGGAGCGCCATATCCGGCCCAAATACGCCTGTCCGGCCTGCGACGGCGAGGAGGGCATGCCGGTGGTGCGCATCGCGCCCATGCCACCGCAAATCATCCCCAAGGGTATGGCCACTCCGAGCCTGCTGGCGCAGGTCATTACCGCAAAGTTCGTCGATGCCATGCCGTTCTACCGCCAGACCAAGCAGTTTGCCCGTCTGGGCGTGGACATTCCGCGTCATTCCATGTCCGGGTGGGCCATGGCCGTGGCCAAGGCGCTGGAGTCGCTTCATGAGCTGTTCCGAGCGGAAATCCGCTCCGGACCAGTCATCAACATGGACGAAACCACTCTGCAAGTCCTCAAGGAACCAGGGCGACCCGACACCTCGACGTCATACCTGTGGCTCTTCCGTGGCGGCAAACCCGATCGGCCGACCGTGGTCTATCGCTACGACCCGACCAGGTCGGGCTCTGTCCCGAAAGAGTATCTGGGCGAGTTCAAAGGTTACATCCAAACCGACGGCTACGCAGGGTATCAGGCTCTCGGCGAATCGGACGACATCATCCATGTCGGCTGCATGGCCCACATCCGTCGTAAGTTCGTCGACGTCCAAGAGGAGACCTCGAAGAAGGTCATGCACGGGACGGCCAAGGAGATCCTGGATCTCATCGGGCTGCTCTACAAAGTCGAGCACAATATCAAAGAGCTGTCGCCGGAGGAAAAAGTCTCCAAGCGGCGGGAGCAGGCCGTCCCCATCCTCGACGAGATTCGGACCATCCTCGATGACCGCATCGACCACTTCCCGCCCAAGAGCTTGCTCGGGCAGGCCATGACCTACGCTCGCAACCAGTGGAGCCGGGCAGTGCGCTACGTGGACTGCGGATTGCTCACGCCTGACAACAACGCGGCCGAGAACGCCATCCGCCCCGTAGCCCTGGGCCGTAAAAACTGGCTCTTTGCCGGAGTACCCAAAGGTGCCGACGCCAGCGCCATGCTGTTCTCGCTGGTGGAAACCGCCAAGGCC
- the tnpB gene encoding IS66 family insertion sequence element accessory protein TnpB (TnpB, as the term is used for proteins encoded by IS66 family insertion elements, is considered an accessory protein, since TnpC, encoded by a neighboring gene, is a DDE family transposase.) codes for MLRMPATKVYLAPGVTDVRAGIDRLSMTVQGILDLDPFSGHLFVFCNRRRDAIKVLYWDRNGFCLWHKRLEKHRFCWPERVSEVINITPQQLGWLLDGLTLSPQGAHQRLHYKSVL; via the coding sequence ATGCTGAGAATGCCCGCAACAAAGGTCTATCTTGCCCCTGGAGTTACGGACGTGCGAGCCGGTATCGACAGGCTGAGCATGACGGTCCAGGGCATCCTCGATCTGGATCCTTTCTCCGGGCACCTCTTCGTCTTCTGCAACCGCAGACGCGACGCCATCAAGGTGCTGTACTGGGATCGCAACGGCTTCTGCCTCTGGCACAAGCGTCTGGAAAAGCATCGATTCTGCTGGCCCGAGCGGGTGTCTGAGGTCATAAACATCACTCCGCAACAGCTCGGCTGGCTCCTTGATGGACTTACCCTCTCGCCGCAAGGAGCGCACCAAAGGCTACACTACAAATCGGTTCTGTAG